The Setaria italica strain Yugu1 chromosome VIII, Setaria_italica_v2.0, whole genome shotgun sequence genome includes the window TTTTTCTGATCTTCTAATTGCCTGTTCGTACGAATCCATTTTGTGCTCTGAAGATTACTGTTCACTGCATCAAAATGATTTTTTTACCGGTCGCggaaaaaaatgattttttaCGTCTCTGCATGTTGGATGCTGGTAGTAGGATTTGTGACGAACAAATCGCGAGATGTCAAAAGTAAAGGTTAGTGTCGACCGATGGTTACAAGGACCAGATGATGCTTGGTAGAGGAAAGAACAGATCTGAAATCCCCATACCATTCCCAAGGAGTCAATGCTGAAATTTGCGGTACAGACACCTTTAGCAAGTGGCTGGCCGTGTCCCCCACATGCCAATTTGCCATATCATAAGCACTGGAGCTTAGGTACAAGACAACGATGGTTCTTGGATGCATCCGTGGCAATGGGCTCCTGAGCACTCCAACCCTGAACATGCAGTCGCCAAAGTCGACCAGAGGTCAACGAATTCATGGTTCCACACTCAACTTGCAATCCTTCCGTAGCGAAGGTACAAGAACCGTATTCATTAGTAATTAAGGTCCTCTTTGGTGCGGCTCTTCCTGGCTCCGGCTCCCGCACTGTAGCGTGGCTCCCCAACTCCTCCTTCATTTTGCTCCTTGGGAGCCGAAACAGTTCCTCGCTACAGTACTAAATAGTGACGCTACAGTATCTTTGAGAAGGAGCCGGAGCCCGCTGAAGCTGCAGCAAAGAGGCCTAAGTAGGCCATGTCAGTGTATTACAAAACTGTGAAGTCTTTTGCAAATGCTCTGAAGCTGTTATGCTCTTTGTTCCTCATGTGCCAGTTTTCCATATAAGAAGATGACTGGGAGACCGACGATGACTCATGGATTTAATCATGTTTCGATTGGGACAGAGCTTTTTTAATCATTCAACCAGGACCAAGTCGAACTTGGCTCCACACGCATATCTGTTCCAAACTTCCACTTGCATACCTTCCCTTGGCAATAAGTTGCAAAAATGTCACATTGCTTCTCTATAACATCCTTTATAAGGTACATTCTATCACAAAACTTCCTTACATTCAGTTGAGATCTTGTAGCTTCATTTCCTGATGGAAGGAAGAACCAGATTGCTATTGCTATCCTTGCTGTTCCTCTTCTCCCATGCTCGGTTGCCTCCGCGCAGCAGAAGCAGTAGTAACACGACAGCCGACGAGCTTGCGCTCCTCTCCTTCAAGTCCATGTTGTCAGGCCCATCTGCTTTGCTCGCTTCATGGAACACGTCCACCAATTACTGTACCTGGCCAGGAGTAGCTTGCAGCCGTCGGCCACCTGTGAGGGTGGTCTCGTTGCTCATGAACTCCTTCAATCTTTCAGGGAAAATCTCGCCATTCGTGGGCAACCTATCTTTTCTAGAGAAGCTGAACCTTGGGAATAACCAGCTCATCGGGGAGATACCACCAGAGCTTGGTCGTCTGGCCAAGCTTCAGTTGCTGAACCTGAGCGCAAATTCACTGGAAGGAAGCATTCCGGCGACTATAGGCAGATGCACTGAGCTCAAATTGCTGTGCTTAACCAATAATAAGCTCCAGGGTGAGATCCCCACGGAGATAGGTAACTTGAAAAATCTTCTCGGGTTGTTCCTTTTCACTAATGCTTTCTCAGGAGAAATCCCTCAATCACTAACAGAACTACCATCTATGGTGCACTTGACTTTCTATGACAATAAATTATCTGGTGAGATACCGGCTAGTTTGAGCAATCTTACCAACCTTCAGTTTCTTGGTCTTGGAAAGAACATGCTAACTGGATCCATCCCTTCATCTCTTGGTCTATTGCCCACATTATCATGGCTTGACTTGGGATTTAACAATTTAAGTGGGGTTATCCCCACTTCTCTTTGGAACATTTCCTCTCTAGTCATGTTTTCTGTCTCACAAAACATTATGCTAAGTGGAACAATACCTCCAAATGCATTCAATAATCTTCCTCATCTGCAGAAGATATACATGGACAACAACCAGTTTCATGGACAGATCCCTGCCTCGATAGCTAATGCTTCTGAGTTAGAGCATGTTCAGCTCGGTTATAATCTTTTTAGTGGCATAGTTCCCCCGGAGATTGGAAGATTAAGAAATCTCAGTTGGCTCGAGCTCTCACAAACTATGCTTGAAGCTAAAgaacccaaggattgggaatttCTAACTGCACTGACAAATTGCTCCCAGTTGAGAATTTTAGACATGATGTTTTGCAGGCTTGGAGGAGTCCTTCCAAATTCAGTTTCAAATCTTTCTACTTCTCTAGAAATACTCTTCCTGGGACACAACCCAATTTCCGGAAGCatacctagagatattggtaaTCTCTTCAACTTGCAGATTGTGGATTTTGCTCAGAACAACTTCACAGGAACTATTCCTTCATCATTCAGTAGGCTTACAAACTTGCAAGGTTTGACCCTATATGGAAACAAGTTTAGTGGGCCAATCTCCACCATCGGAAATCTTACAGAACTAACTTATTTATACCTGGGTGCTAATGGCTTCAGTGGTGGGATACCAAACACACTGGGAAACCTGAAAAAACTGTTGGAATTAGATCTTTCAAGAAATAATTTTACAGGCTCAATACCGAATGCATTGTTCAACATCCCCACACTCTCAGAAGGTTTTGATCTATCATATAATAACTTGGAGGGAGATATACCACAAGAAATCGGGAACTTAAAAAATCTTGTACAATTCCATGCAGAGTTCAACAAACTATCAGGTCAGATTCCTTCCACCCTAGGCGACTGTCAACTTCTGCAGAGTCTCTATTTGCAAAATAATTTCTTGAGTGGCAATATTCCGTCACTCCTGGGTCAGTTGAAAGGTCTTGAAAATCTTGACCTCTCGAGCAACAATTTATCTGGCCAGATACCCAAATTCTTAGGAGACCTTAGAATGCTCTATTATCTGAACGTTTCATTCAATAATTTTATTGGAGAAGTGCCATCTACTGGCGTTTTCGCAAATTCCTCTGGAGTTTCAGTCCAAGGCAATGGCAGACTTTGCGGGGGCATACCTGATCTACATTTGCCTCTTTGTTCATTACAACTACCAAAGAAAAAACATAAACTTCTGGCGGTACCTATTGTTATTTCTATTGCTGCAACATTGGCCATCCTTTCGTCGCTCTATATTCTTCTAACCTGGCACAGGAGAAGCAAAACAAAAACTCCTTCAACAATGTTCATGCCAGGCCACCCATGTATCTCTTATTCACAGTTGGTAAAAGCAACAGATAGTTTCTCGCCTAGCAATTTGCTGGGTTCTGGATCATTTGGGTCTGTGTACAAAGGAGAGCTAGATGATCAGGATGGTGAAAGTAGAAATCTTGTGGCTGTGAAGGTACTAAAGCTTCAAACTCCTGGTGCACTCAAGAGTTTCATAGTTGAATGTGAAGCACTGCGAAACATGAGACACCGGAATCTTGTCAAGATAGTTACAACTTGTGCAAGCATTGATTCAAGAGGAAATGACTTCAAAGCAATTGTCTATGACTTTATGCCAAATGGGAGTTTAGAAGGTTGGCTACATCCTGATGCAAATGATGAGCAGACAGAGCAAAGGTACTTAGATCTCGCAGAAAGAGTGACCATACTACTAGATGTGGCTTATGCATTGGATTACCTTCATTCTGATGGCCCAGTTCCTGTTATACATTGTGATCTTAAGTCAAGTAATGTGCTCTTGGATGCTGATATGGTTGCCCATGTTGGAGACTTTGGACTTGCCAAGATTATTGTTGATGGAAGCTTAATTGTCCAACAGTCAGTGAGCTCGATGGGGTTCAGAGGGACAATTGGTTATGCTGCCCCAGGTTAGCCCAATATTTTCTTCATTTCCATGTTTATGACTCTGTGTTATTTGTCTTTATTATTCTTTATTTCACTACCAAATAAAGCATGTTTATGAAGTAACTTTGATGATTTCGAGAAGCTAAATCTTGCACACTTATGTTATGCAAACATTTAATTTTTCTGTATATTACAACTGTAACATAATTTTGCAACTTTGCACATTCTAAAGATCTAATATTGTCCAAACATTTAATGGAACAGAGTATGGTGCTGGGAACGTGGTGTCAACAAATGGAGACATCTACAGTTATGGAA containing:
- the LOC101776718 gene encoding receptor kinase-like protein Xa21, producing MEGRTRLLLLSLLFLFSHARLPPRSRSSSNTTADELALLSFKSMLSGPSALLASWNTSTNYCTWPGVACSRRPPVRVVSLLMNSFNLSGKISPFVGNLSFLEKLNLGNNQLIGEIPPELGRLAKLQLLNLSANSLEGSIPATIGRCTELKLLCLTNNKLQGEIPTEIGNLKNLLGLFLFTNAFSGEIPQSLTELPSMVHLTFYDNKLSGEIPASLSNLTNLQFLGLGKNMLTGSIPSSLGLLPTLSWLDLGFNNLSGVIPTSLWNISSLVMFSVSQNIMLSGTIPPNAFNNLPHLQKIYMDNNQFHGQIPASIANASELEHVQLGYNLFSGIVPPEIGRLRNLSWLELSQTMLEAKEPKDWEFLTALTNCSQLRILDMMFCRLGGVLPNSVSNLSTSLEILFLGHNPISGSIPRDIGNLFNLQIVDFAQNNFTGTIPSSFSRLTNLQGLTLYGNKFSGPISTIGNLTELTYLYLGANGFSGGIPNTLGNLKKLLELDLSRNNFTGSIPNALFNIPTLSEGFDLSYNNLEGDIPQEIGNLKNLVQFHAEFNKLSGQIPSTLGDCQLLQSLYLQNNFLSGNIPSLLGQLKGLENLDLSSNNLSGQIPKFLGDLRMLYYLNVSFNNFIGEVPSTGVFANSSGVSVQGNGRLCGGIPDLHLPLCSLQLPKKKHKLLAVPIVISIAATLAILSSLYILLTWHRRSKTKTPSTMFMPGHPCISYSQLVKATDSFSPSNLLGSGSFGSVYKGELDDQDGESRNLVAVKVLKLQTPGALKSFIVECEALRNMRHRNLVKIVTTCASIDSRGNDFKAIVYDFMPNGSLEGWLHPDANDEQTEQRYLDLAERVTILLDVAYALDYLHSDGPVPVIHCDLKSSNVLLDADMVAHVGDFGLAKIIVDGSLIVQQSVSSMGFRGTIGYAAPEYGAGNVVSTNGDIYSYGILVLEMVTGRRPTDSTFREGLSLREYVELALHNGTMDVIDTRLSLSLENEFQGVGEGDSSQNRKTDCLIALLKLGLSCSEELPSSRMPTADIIRELLVIKGSIL